One Candidatus Acidiferrales bacterium genomic window, CCAGCTCATAGATCGACCAGCCCAGGTTCAAAAGAAGAATCGGCAATGCAACCAAGTGAAACGCCGGAACAACTCGCGCGTGATTCGCAAAATTCTGCTCGCTCATTATATGACCTCAATTGATAAGATTTGGCCCGCTCGTTCTTTGGACGTCCGAATTCGCTTTCCGTCTCGTGCCTCTCTGCAGTTTCTGTGTTTCGAAATGTTTTGCTTGTCCCCAGACTGTTGGATGTCGGCTCGTCCTTTGCGATGCAGGCGGCAGCCAGCGCCATCTCTCATTTCGAAGGTCCCAAGCCGAACGCACGCGAGTCGAATTGCAGTGCCGCCGGCAAATGCGCGGCAAAATACTGCCAGTCGTGGCCGCCGGGATACAAGTGAAATTCATGCGGGACGCCGCGCGATTTCAGGATTTCATCAAGAGCTCGCGCGCCGGCTTCGAATCCGTAATCGTCTTCCGTGCCGCAATCGAAATAGATTTTCAGGCCGGCAAGGTTGGCCGTCCGCGCCAATTGCAAGGGATTATTGCGCCGCCAGTAGGCGGGGTCGAATGGCGTTCCGAAGGGCGAAAGCGCGCGCAAAAATGCCGGCGGACTTTGCGCCGAAAATTTCACATCGGGCAATTTTTCGAGAAGCGCCGCGCTATTGGTGCTCACCGACGCAAACCATTCCGGATGCGCAAACGCAAGATGCAGCGCGCCATATCCGCCCATGGAAATTCCGTCGATGCCGCGAGATCGCCGGCCGCGCCGGATCCGGTAGGTGCGTTCGATGAATGGGAGAAACTCATGCAAGAAAAAATCCTCGTAGCGAACGCGGCCGTCGCGCGAGTTGATGTAAAAGCTCGTGTCACCCGCAGGCGCGACGATGAGAAATTCGCCGAGTTGATGCCCTTCCCACAGATCTTCAATCAGATTCCACGCCCCGGAGCTGACGAGCATTTGCTCGTTTTCGCCGAGGCCGTGGAGAAAATAGAGAACAGCGAATCGCCGCGTTTTTTCGGTGTCGTAGCTCGGCGGGAGAATCGCGCAATAGCGCACGCTGCGGCGCAGAGTCGCGCTGCGCATGGAATTGCATTCGATGCGGCCGAGGGCGGCGCGGGCCGGACGAGCCGCCATGAAAAATAGAACGAAGATGGACGCAAGAATCGAAAGTCGCAGCCGGTTATTCATACCGCAGAGCCTCAACCGGATTGAGGCGCGCGGCACGCGATGCCGGATAGAGGCCGGCGATCAGGCTGACGATCACAGCGAACGCAATGGCTCCGAGAGCGAGCCAAACCGGCACGGCGGAGATGTCGACTGCGGGAAGACTTTGGCGCGCCAAATAGACGTTGGTGCCAAAGGTCAGCGCGCGGCCGATGAGCCATCCGAGAAACACGCCGAACACTCCGCCGACGAGTCCCATCACCCCAGCTTCGGCAAAAAAAAGCTGCTTCACGTCGCGGTCGTCCGCGCCGAGAGCCTTGAAAACTCCGATCTCGCGCCGCCGCTCCAGAATCGCCATCACGAGCGTATTTACAATCCCCAGCGTGGCCACGGCGAGCGCGAGACTGCCAAAGATTCCGAGGAGAAGATCAAACACGGTGAAAAACAGGCGCAGGTTGCGCGTCGTATCCAGCAGAGAAAACGTCGCGAAGCCCATGGCTTTGATCGTAGCTTCCACAGCTTCCACCTGTTTGGGACTCTTCACGCGCACGGTGAGGCTGGCGTAATTGCGATTCGCTCTCGAACCATTCAACACGGTGCGAAGGTCATTCACTTCCGTGGCGCTGAGTGTTTGCGCCACCTGCAGCGGGATGAAGACGCGGCTGCGGCCAAAGCCGCCGAAACCTCCCCCCGGCTCCGTCGCGACGATTCCCACGATTTTCAATTGTTGCTCATGCGGCACAACGGAGAATCCGCCGCTCGGAGAGTCCGCCGTATTGGCATGCGCAGAGCCGGATGCATTTGAATTCGCCAGCGCTTGCCGTTCCGCATAACGAAGCACGAGGTTCTTGCCGATGAGCGACGACGGGTCATTCGAAAGCTCTTTGGCGAATTCAATTTGCAGGATGGCCTCGTCCGCAGCGGGGCCCGAGAAAAACGCACCCTGCATGCCATCAAAGGCGCCATCAATGCGCGCCGATTCGGGCACGCCAGCGACCATCGTCGGATACGGATTATTCGCGTAGCGGATTTCGGTCAGAAAGCGGATTTCCGGATAGACCTCGGTGACGTTGGGCAACCGCGCGATTTCCTGCCGCGCGGCTTCATCGAGCGGCGCAACCGGTTGCGCGGCATTTTCCGTCGCGTTCCGGCGCGACCGATTAAAATCTCCCATTTCGCTTCGCGACGCGACAAACACTGCATTGAAAAGCCCGGTGCTCGAAAGCCTCTTGCTCGCAAATTGCTGCAGGCCGACGCCGAGGGAAAGCATGGCGACGAGCGAAGCGACACCAACAGCGACGCCCAGCGTGGTGAGCGAGTTCCGCAGGATGGCTTCGCGAAGGTTGCGGACAGCAAGTTCGCTGATGTCGCCGAACTTCATTGCCCCGCGCCTCCGTTCGCGTTTCTTTCACTGACCAGCTTGCCATCAGCGAGCGTGACGATGCGATGGGCGAAGCGCTCAGCCAGCGGGCGTTCGTGCGTGACCATGACGATCGTCATACGCAGCGTCTCATTCAATTCCTTCAGCAGAAGCATGATCTCTTCGCCTGTGGCGCTATCGAGGTTCCCGGTCGGTTCATCGGCCAGCAAAATCGATGGCCGGTTGACCAGTGCACGGGCCAATGCAGCGCGCTGCTGCTCGCCGCCGGAAAGTTCGGTTGGCCGGTGCGCGAGGCGCTTATCGAGGCGCACACGTTCGAGAGCTTCGCGCACGCGTTCAGCGCGTTCGGCGCGATCCACTTCCGCAAGACGCAGGGGCAGCTCGACATTCTCTTCCAGTGTCATGCGCGGAAGGAGATTGAACGCCTGAAAAACCATGCCGACGACGTGGCCGCGATAGCGCGCCAATTCATGCGTGTCCATTTCAGCGAGATTGCGACTCTGAACCACGATGGCGCCAGACGTGGGACGGTCGAGTCCGGCGAGCAGATTCAGGAGCGTGGATTTTCCCGAGCCGGAGCTGCCCAGCAGGGCGACGAATTCTCCCGTGAGGACGGAAAGCGTGACGTCATTGATAGCAGGAATGACAGCCGAGCCCATTTGATAGCGCCGCGAAACATTTTCCGCGCGTATGGCCATTCCATTGGTTTCGCCGTTCATATTCGAGCCCATCATGTTACTACGCACGGCGGAGGCGGCAAGTTTCGTTGCTGGCGCGGAAGAATCGCAAAGACAGGCGACGGCACAAAGCGAAAGCCAGGAAAAAGCCAATCGCCGCGAGCGTCAGCGGCGGTCGGCGGCAAGATGGCGAACGTCGCGGCCGGCGACCATATAGATGACGTCTTCCGCGATGTTGGTAGCGTGATCGCCGATGCGTTCGAGATTTTTGGTGATCAAGACCAATTCAAACGCGGGAAAAACGACGGCGGAATTTTCCATCATATAGGTGAGAAGCTCGCGAAAGATTTGGTCGCGAAGATGATCAACTTCGTCATCGCGAACGAGAACGGACCTGGCGAGGTCCGCATCGCGGCGAACCAGAGCATTGATGCTGTCGCGAACCATACCCTCCGCCAGTTCGCTCATCCGCGGCAAATCCACGTAAGGCTTGACCTGCGGGTGGCGAAGGATGCGCAAGGCCGACTGCGCGATATTAACGGCCTGGTCGCCGATGCGCTCGAGATCGTTATTGATGCGAGAGGCAGAAAGGATGAAGCGGAGGTCGACGGCCATCGGCGATTGCGTAGCAAGCAATTGCATCACGCGGTCGTCGATTTCCAGCTGAAGGTCATTGATATTTTTTTCTTCTTCCAGCACGCGCGACGCGAGTTTTTCGTCTTTTTCGAAAACTGCCTGCACGGCCTGGTGGACGGCGTTTTCCGAGAGGCTGGCCATCCAGAGCAACCGTTCCTTCAATTCATCGATTTCGTGTTCGAAATGCCGTTCCATGAATTCTCCTGAAAAATCCTTCTTGCGAGCCTACACTGCCAGAAGACAGGCCAGCTGCTACCCGAAGCGCCCGGTGATGTACGCT contains:
- a CDS encoding alpha/beta hydrolase-fold protein; protein product: MNNRLRLSILASIFVLFFMAARPARAALGRIECNSMRSATLRRSVRYCAILPPSYDTEKTRRFAVLYFLHGLGENEQMLVSSGAWNLIEDLWEGHQLGEFLIVAPAGDTSFYINSRDGRVRYEDFFLHEFLPFIERTYRIRRGRRSRGIDGISMGGYGALHLAFAHPEWFASVSTNSAALLEKLPDVKFSAQSPPAFLRALSPFGTPFDPAYWRRNNPLQLARTANLAGLKIYFDCGTEDDYGFEAGARALDEILKSRGVPHEFHLYPGGHDWQYFAAHLPAALQFDSRAFGLGPSK
- a CDS encoding ABC transporter permease, coding for MKFGDISELAVRNLREAILRNSLTTLGVAVGVASLVAMLSLGVGLQQFASKRLSSTGLFNAVFVASRSEMGDFNRSRRNATENAAQPVAPLDEAARQEIARLPNVTEVYPEIRFLTEIRYANNPYPTMVAGVPESARIDGAFDGMQGAFFSGPAADEAILQIEFAKELSNDPSSLIGKNLVLRYAERQALANSNASGSAHANTADSPSGGFSVVPHEQQLKIVGIVATEPGGGFGGFGRSRVFIPLQVAQTLSATEVNDLRTVLNGSRANRNYASLTVRVKSPKQVEAVEATIKAMGFATFSLLDTTRNLRLFFTVFDLLLGIFGSLALAVATLGIVNTLVMAILERRREIGVFKALGADDRDVKQLFFAEAGVMGLVGGVFGVFLGWLIGRALTFGTNVYLARQSLPAVDISAVPVWLALGAIAFAVIVSLIAGLYPASRAARLNPVEALRYE
- a CDS encoding ABC transporter ATP-binding protein, whose protein sequence is MAIRAENVSRRYQMGSAVIPAINDVTLSVLTGEFVALLGSSGSGKSTLLNLLAGLDRPTSGAIVVQSRNLAEMDTHELARYRGHVVGMVFQAFNLLPRMTLEENVELPLRLAEVDRAERAERVREALERVRLDKRLAHRPTELSGGEQQRAALARALVNRPSILLADEPTGNLDSATGEEIMLLLKELNETLRMTIVMVTHERPLAERFAHRIVTLADGKLVSERNANGGAGQ
- the phoU gene encoding phosphate signaling complex protein PhoU; the protein is MERHFEHEIDELKERLLWMASLSENAVHQAVQAVFEKDEKLASRVLEEEKNINDLQLEIDDRVMQLLATQSPMAVDLRFILSASRINNDLERIGDQAVNIAQSALRILRHPQVKPYVDLPRMSELAEGMVRDSINALVRRDADLARSVLVRDDEVDHLRDQIFRELLTYMMENSAVVFPAFELVLITKNLERIGDHATNIAEDVIYMVAGRDVRHLAADRR